From Anopheles coluzzii chromosome 3, AcolN3, whole genome shotgun sequence, the proteins below share one genomic window:
- the LOC120956805 gene encoding uncharacterized protein LOC120956805, giving the protein MGSLVSRSVPANMSGPVAEFVKSAIAKDKVVIFSKTYCPYCTMAKEPFKKLNQEYACYELDKRNDGDEIQSVLGELTGARTVPRVFIGGNFVGGGTDIKKMYDDGRLQKMLA; this is encoded by the exons ATGGGTTCATTGGTTAGCCGAAGCGTTCCAGCAAACATGAGCGGTCCCGTAGCGGAATTTGTGAAGAGCGCTATCGCGAAGGATAAGGTGGTTATCTTCTCCAAGACCTACTGCCCTTACTGTACCATGGCAAAGGAG CCCTTCAAGAAGCTGAACCAGGAGTATGCCTGCTACGAGCTGGACAAGCGCAACGATGGTGACGAGATTCAGTCCGTCCTCGGCGAGCTGACCGGTGCCCGCACG GTGCCGCGCGTGTTTATTGGCGGCAACTTTGTCGGTGGCGGTACCGACATCAAGAAGATGTACGACGACGGTCGGTTACAAAAAATGTTGGCCTAA
- the LOC120956802 gene encoding RNA-binding protein lark, producing MSKAVKIDSTSESGRELPPGTFKLFIGNVDEKTQPSELRPLFEKYGTVVECDVVKNFGFVHMENEDQGREAIQHLNGYVIGGQPIKVEAARSRRAPNANTTKIFVGNLTDKTRAPQVRELFQKFGSVVECDIVRNYGFVHLDPTGDVNEAIRELNGMMVDGQPMKVQVSTSRVRPKPGMGDPEQCYRCGRAGHWSKECPRLIWAERGFRERSMYARDPYPPPPPPPFLRDRIMDGFRDTFDYYDRYEDPRDLFERRYGIRGRDFPPMRREPMPPIPPLMRRSVTESSRASSSSYEAIFSRRTPPPASRNGTSSISRFGVYEDFSRDSFDDRRGLRGPSPTHRYAPY from the exons ATGAGCAAAGCGGTCAAGATAGATTCGACTAGCGAAAGCGGGCGGGAGCTGCCGCCCGGTACGTTCAAGCTCTTCATCGGCAATGTGGACGAGAAGACGCAACCGTCCGAGCTGCGGCCACTGTTCGAAAAGTATGGCACGGTCGTCGAGTGCGACGTGGTGAAGAACTTCGGGTTCGTGCACATGGAGAACGAGGACCAGGGGCGGGAAGCGATCCAGCACCTGAACGGGTACGTGATCGGCGGGCAGCCGATCAAGGTGGAGGCGGCCCGGAGCCGCCGGGCCCCGAACGCCAACACGACCAAGATCTTCGTCGGCAACCTGACGGACAAGACGCGCGCGCCGCAGGTCCGCGAGCTGTTTCAGAAGTTCGGCTCCGTCGTGGAGTGCGACATCGTGCGCAACTACGGCTTCGTGCACCTCGACCCGACCGGCGACGTGAACGAAGCGATCCGCGAGCTGAACGGCATGATGGTGGACGGCCAGCCGATGAAGGTGCAGGTGTCCACCAGCCGGGTCCGGCCGAAGCCGGGCATGGGCGACCCGGAACAGTGCTACCGGTGCGGCCGGGCCGGCCACTGGTCGAAGGAGTGCCCGCGCCTGATCTGGGCCGAGCGGGGCTTCCGCGAGCGCAGCATGTACGCGCGGGATCCGtatccgccgccgccgccgccgcccttCCTTCGCGATCGTATAATGGACGGATTTCGG GACACCTTTGACTACTACGACCGGTATGAGGATCCGCGCGACCTGTTCGAACGCCGGTACGGCATCCGGGGACGTGATTTTCCCCCCATGAGGCGGGAACCGATGCCACCGATACCGCCGCTGATGCGGCGCAGCGTCACGGAAAGCAGccgggccagcagcagcagctacgaGGCGATCTTTAGCCGCCGGACGCCACCACCGGCCAGCCGGAACGGTACGAGCAGCATCAGCCGGTTCGGCGTATACGAAGACTTTAGCCGCGACTCGTTCGACGATCGGCGTGGGCTGCGCGGACCGTCGCCCACCCATCGATACGCACCGTACTGA
- the LOC120956804 gene encoding group XIIA secretory phospholipase A2: protein MQIPYMKVAIYSLTFLTYAYTGYGSNMIANLRDAIIAAEAVFGDVMKNVLHVAKKFKVVHEVFDAAVEENCVYKCPGDITPTRNKFYVPQSDGCGSLGMKISTEYLPAVEMEQCCNAHDICYDTCNSDKELCDLDFKRCLYRYCDDYEKNVVGDIVVKGCKAAAKMLFTGTLTLGCKSYLDSQQRCCYCPPEKTEGSPPSPPPPRQEQGKYADSKGSKDYGKDSRDKGKDKNKYGWKEL from the exons ATGCAAATCCCCTACATGAAGGTGGCGATCTATTCGCTGACCTTCCTGACGTACGCCTACACCGGCTACGGTTCGAACATGATAGCGAACCTGCGGGATGCCATCATCGCGGCGGAAGCCGTATTCGGGGACGTGATGAAGAATGtgctccatgtggcgaaaaagtTCAAAGTCGTGCACGAAGTGTTTGATGCAGCGGTGGAGGAAAACTGTGTGTACAAATGTCCCGGCG ACATAACACCCACGCGCAATAAATTCTACGTCCCCCAGTCGGACGGGTGCGGCTCGCTGGGGATGAAAATTAGCACGGAATATCTGCCGGCCGTCGAGATGGAGCAGTGCTGCAATGCGCACGATATCTGCTACGACACGTGCAACAGCGATAAGGAGCTGTGCGATTTGGATTTTAAGCGCTGCCTGTATCGGTACTGCGACGATTACGAGAAGAACGTGGTGGGCGATATCGTAGTGAAGG GTTGTAAAGCGGCCGCCAAGATGCTGTTTACCGGCACGCTCACGCTCGGCTGCAAATCTTACCTAGACTCGCAGCAACGGTGCTGTTACTGTCCACCGGAGAAGACGGAAGGATCaccgccatcaccaccaccgcccagaCAGGAGCAGGGAAAGTATGCCGACTCGAAAGGGTCAAAGGATTACGGCAAGGACTCCCGGGACAAGGGAAAGGACAAGAATAAGTACGGCTGGAAGGAGCTGTGA